One uncultured Carboxylicivirga sp. genomic window, GGCATTTACCGGATTCATTCCTATTATTTCACCATCACCTTTTAATGAAAACCGAATAGTATTTTCGGCTAAAGGAAGAATTGTACCATTCTTATCAACTATGGCAGCATAAGCAAAAACTAAATCATTACAACTGCTCTGTAGGGCTTTTCCACTTTCATCGATCCATAGTTTAATTCCATATGCCTGTTCAGGTGTTAGTTTAAGATCTCTGGCAACAGCTTTTCCATTTATATAACCAATAGCTTCTATTTTGCCCGGGATAAATGATGAAAGATGAAAGGTAAAAGGAGGATGATTCAGATGAGTTGAATTTACATCCTGATCTGGCTTTTGTATTGAAAAGATACTATCATTAACCAATAATTCAACTTCTTCACAATTACTGAATACTTTTACTTCTATAAAAGACGGATCATTATAATAATTGGCGATGGCCACAACAGGTTGATAAAATTCATTATCCAAATCAACATCGTTTTGGCTCTTGTAAAAATAGTAGGCAAACTTTGGTAAACGGAATATATCCATTATACCTGAAGCTTCTATGTCTGGAGCATAACCACGGTTATAATCAAACATTAACCAATTCGCATCACCTATTGCCTCACCCTGCAGATTACTATTATGTGCTTCCTGATAATTTAATGCCTGCTGGGCAAGTCTTTTTTGTCCGTCACCTCTTAGCTGGCGTGAGTTTCGTTCTTCATCAGATAAATTCTCAAATGACTTTTGATTAAAACCTGCATTCTGAGCATAATACTCCCAGTCGCCATATTCAGCAATAAATAAAGGTTTAGTATTATTATATTGATTCCAATAATATGGTGGCTTGGCATGTTGACGTGCCGGAATAAATACATCATATGCTCCATTGATCCAGCCACTGGTGTATACATTAGTTCCGGGATATTCCTCATGAACTATTGCATGAGCTCTTTCCATAAATTCAGTCGTCATCTGTGATTCATTTAAGGATGCTTCCCAAAGTATTACAGATGGATGATTACGATCAACCCTCACCATTTTACGAATATCTTTATAGGCATTTTTTTGAAAAACATCACCTCCAAAAAATTGCCAACCCGGAATAGCATCCATTACCAATATTCCCAGTTCATCACATGCATTTAAAAAAAATTGACTCTGTGGATAATGTGATAAGCGAACCATATTAAATCCGGCTTCCTTTATTTTTCTTGCATCCCTGTAATTGGCATTATCAGATATGGCGTATCCAACATAAGGGTATTCCTGATGCCTGTTGGTTCCTCTTAACTTTAATGACTTTCCATTGATTTTGAATCCTTTTTCTGAAGTTATTTCAATGGTACGTATTCCAACTTTGATGGACTCTGTATCCGTCTCATTTCCATCTGCAAAAAGTTTGACTGATAGAGTATATAAATAAGGCTTATCAACTGACCATAATTTGGGATTATCCACTATAAGAGATAAATCCAGACTACCTGATGACAAAGCATCAATTTGAAAATTATCAGAAGTGGCTTTAACTATCGAAATATCTTCATACAAAAGCTCAGCTGTGATATGGATCTTCTTCTTTAAATCCAGATCATTGTTAACATCTACCTTCACATTAACATCTGCAGATTGTTCCGATACATTAGTATAACTAACAAAAACACCACCACCTGCAATATGATCAACTTCAACCGGATTAGAAATATGCACCGGGTCTTTAACCAACAACCAAACATTACGATAGATTCCACTGTAAATATTAAAATCTAAAACATTCAATGCTTTTCCAGGAGGTACATTTACATTATCTTCATTATTTAACTTAATCAAAAGGCAATTATTCTCTCCAAATTGTATTCTTTCAGACAGGTCAATATAAAAAGGAAGATAACCGCTTTCATTTGTCCCAATCAACTCCCCATTAAGGTATACTTCTGCCACTTGCATAGCTCCCTCAAAGTAAAGCCCGACATGTGATCCTGCTAACTTTTTACTGACATTAAAATTTTTCTTGTAGAAACATTCACCTTGCCACTGATCACCTTTAATTATTAACGGTTCTATACTGGCAGTATGTGGAATAGTAACCTCTTCCCACTTAATTGCTTTATTTTTATTGTTAAATAAATCCTCAACAGAAGAATCAACATCTTTAACAAAAAGCCAGTTCTTATTAAAAAGATTTTTTCCTTTACTAATTTCTTCCTTACCAGACTTATTACACGAAATAAGAAGTAACACCATTAAAGAAGCTAAAACCAACCTACTTTTAAAAATCTTCATCCTTATTTCTTCTTTAAGTCATCCGTTGTTGAAGCATAATCAAAAGACAGATAGTCAATTGAAGCCAATGAGTTTCCCTCACGATCAAACAAAGTCGCATTGTCCCAGGCCGAACCATGTCCCCATAAATCTTTCATATCAGAAGAAACCCATGCTGGTTCCCAATACATCACTCCTTTAGCACCGGCAGTTCTCATATTTGTGACCAAATCGATTAAAAATGCGCGCTGTCCTTCTATTGAAATAGGATAACCTTCAATACCACTATGCTCACCAAAAATATTTCCATATTCATCCGCTTCTTCTAAAGTGTATGGATATGCCGTTTCAAGAATCACAAAATCTTTCTTTAATTCATTTGTAAGTCTC contains:
- a CDS encoding glycoside hydrolase family 2 TIM barrel-domain containing protein; this translates as MKIFKSRLVLASLMVLLLISCNKSGKEEISKGKNLFNKNWLFVKDVDSSVEDLFNNKNKAIKWEEVTIPHTASIEPLIIKGDQWQGECFYKKNFNVSKKLAGSHVGLYFEGAMQVAEVYLNGELIGTNESGYLPFYIDLSERIQFGENNCLLIKLNNEDNVNVPPGKALNVLDFNIYSGIYRNVWLLVKDPVHISNPVEVDHIAGGGVFVSYTNVSEQSADVNVKVDVNNDLDLKKKIHITAELLYEDISIVKATSDNFQIDALSSGSLDLSLIVDNPKLWSVDKPYLYTLSVKLFADGNETDTESIKVGIRTIEITSEKGFKINGKSLKLRGTNRHQEYPYVGYAISDNANYRDARKIKEAGFNMVRLSHYPQSQFFLNACDELGILVMDAIPGWQFFGGDVFQKNAYKDIRKMVRVDRNHPSVILWEASLNESQMTTEFMERAHAIVHEEYPGTNVYTSGWINGAYDVFIPARQHAKPPYYWNQYNNTKPLFIAEYGDWEYYAQNAGFNQKSFENLSDEERNSRQLRGDGQKRLAQQALNYQEAHNSNLQGEAIGDANWLMFDYNRGYAPDIEASGIMDIFRLPKFAYYFYKSQNDVDLDNEFYQPVVAIANYYNDPSFIEVKVFSNCEEVELLVNDSIFSIQKPDQDVNSTHLNHPPFTFHLSSFIPGKIEAIGYINGKAVARDLKLTPEQAYGIKLWIDESGKALQSSCNDLVFAYAAIVDKNGTILPLAENTIRFSLKGDGEIIGMNPVNAEAGIAAVLVKAGETSGTLQIQALSPGLKKDELVIDIE